The DNA region CATGTCAGAATAATTTACTAAGTACATTAGGTAGAATCCACAGCTTTGAGAATTATATAAAAAATTTAGAGGAAGCCAGAAATGCAGGATTTACAAATATTAATACAGACTTAATGTTTTCTCTGCCAGGGCAAAAGAAAAGTGACTGGGAAGAAAGTTTGGAGAAAATTGTATCATTAGAAATACCCCATATTTCAGCATATAGTTTAATAGTTGAGAAAGAAACTCCATTTTATGATTGGGTAAAAAACAGAAAAATTATACTTCCTGATGAAGAATTAGAATTAAAAATGTATCATTATACAATAGAATACTTAGAGAAAAATGGATATAATCATTATGAAATATCTAATTTTGCTAAACCGGGATTTCAATGCAAGCACAATTTAATATATTGGCAGAATAAACCCTACATAGGTTTAGGCTCGGGAGCACATTCTTATTTTAATAAAAAGAGATTTAGCAATGTAAATCAAATAGAAGAATATATTAGCTTATTGAAAGAGAGTAAAGTACCTATAGAAAATGAAACAGATGTTTCAATTAAGGATGAAATTAGCGAAACTATGTTTTTAGGTTTAAGGATGATGGAAGGAGTTTCTATAGAAGAATTTACTAAGCGATTCAATATTTCGCCCTTTGAAATATATAAGTACCAGATTAATAAGTTTAAAGAACAGAATCTACTATATTGGGATGAAAAGCATATTAAACTTACTCAAAAGGGTATTGATCTTTCTAATATTGTTTTTCAAGAAATGTTATTAGATTAATATGAAAAAAACTATTGACAAAAATAAAATGAAATGATATTTTAAAGACAGAATCATTAGCACTCAACAAGATAGAGTGCTAACAATCCGAGGTGGTTCTATGTTGAATGAAAGAAAACTTAAAATACTTCAGGCCATTATACAGGATTATATTGAAACAGCAGAGCCAGTTGGTTCAAGAACATTATCAAAAAAATATGATCTGGGAGTAAGTCCAGCAACAATTAGAAATGAAATGGCTGACTTAGAAGAATTAGGATTTATTATACAACCTCATACTTCAGCAGGGCGTATTCCGTCTGACAAAGGATACAGATTATATGTAGATGAATTTATGTCATTAAAAAAGATGGTGGATATTGAAAGAGATTATTTGGAATTAGACTTGTTTAATAAGGTTGCTGAAATTGAGCAAATATTACAGTATAGCTCAAAGTTATTGTCACAGCTTACTAACTATACAGCTGTTGCTTTAGCACCACAAATAAAGGAAAGTAAATTAAAACATATTCAATTAGTTCCGATTGATACAGAGAATATGTTGGCTGTCATAGTTACAGATAGTGGTATGGTAAAG from Alkaliphilus flagellatus includes:
- the hemW gene encoding radical SAM family heme chaperone HemW — encoded protein: MNLISLYIHIPFCEKKCYYCDFSSYGGKKHLIDDYITSLKKELVLYKSVLEDYKISTIFFGGGTPSILSGNQIAEIMETVDKHFSIEDGAEVSMEANPGTLTYDNLKTYYESGINRLSIGLQACQNNLLSTLGRIHSFENYIKNLEEARNAGFTNINTDLMFSLPGQKKSDWEESLEKIVSLEIPHISAYSLIVEKETPFYDWVKNRKIILPDEELELKMYHYTIEYLEKNGYNHYEISNFAKPGFQCKHNLIYWQNKPYIGLGSGAHSYFNKKRFSNVNQIEEYISLLKESKVPIENETDVSIKDEISETMFLGLRMMEGVSIEEFTKRFNISPFEIYKYQINKFKEQNLLYWDEKHIKLTQKGIDLSNIVFQEMLLD